A region from the Aegilops tauschii subsp. strangulata cultivar AL8/78 chromosome 5, Aet v6.0, whole genome shotgun sequence genome encodes:
- the LOC141022696 gene encoding protein FAR1-RELATED SEQUENCE 5-like has product MAKAIPQSFPNIVHKLCRWHILKKYKEYLALLYKKYKTFKEEFTSILNWPMMPTEFEAAWAELMHKYNLENDQMMMQLWSDRKMWISAYYKNIFCARMTSIMKREHESRAQERVFQGDQEPTQTNPVTKTTYSYEEDMAIKYTRAVYTKMRTRMRKATLFRAKPTAEPSKYLVYYHNKAGHDDENRFAWSKHEFQVVADPENEIYECECKLWTHIGLFRLHIMNILDYLKPDRFPDKYILKRYTKTAITTNL; this is encoded by the exons ATGGCGAAAGCTATACCACAATCATTCCCAAACATCGTCCACAAGCTATGCCGTTGGCACATCCTGAAGAAGTACAAGGAATACCTCGCATTGCTATACAAAAAGTATAAAACATTCAAAGAGGAGTTCACATCTATATTAAACTGGCCGATGATGCCAACGGAGTTTGAAGCTGCCTGGGCTGAACTCATGCACAAGTACAACCTGGAGAACGACCAGATGATGATGCAGCTGTGGAGTGATAGGAAAATGTGGATTTCAGCATATTACAAGAACATTTTCTGTGCTAGAATGACTTCCATAATGAAGCGAGAGCATGAATCACGTGCTCAAGAGAGGGTTTTTCAAGGGGACCAAGAACCTACACAA ACCAATCCTGTGACAAAAACAACCTACAGCTACGAGGAAGACATGGCTATCAAGTACACGAGAGCCGTGTACACCAAGATGAGGACTAGGATGAGAAAAGCCACGCTATTTCGCGCAAAGCCTACAGCAGAGCCCAGTAAGTACCTTGTGTATTACCACAACAAGGCTGGCCATGATGATGAAAACAGATTTGCCTGGTCAAAGCATGAATTCCAGGTTGTAGCTGACCCAGAGAATGAAATATACGAGTGTGAATGCAAGCTTTGGACACACATAG GCCTGTTCCGCCTTCACATCATGAACATACTAGACTACCTAAAGCCTGACAGATTTCCAGACAAGTATATCCTCAAACGGTACACAAAGACTGCAATCACAACCAACCTTTGA